A window of the Chloroflexus sp. Y-396-1 genome harbors these coding sequences:
- a CDS encoding FAD-dependent oxidoreductase has translation MRIVIAGAGPAGMVVARTMVERGHDVIVLEKRNVPGGKVSAWQDADGDWIESGLHVFFGAYHNLLAFLDRYGLGDTFNWKPAEMIFVSERHGLAPIRFVPWLPTPFNGLAGVLAFKPLSLGDKLRMGLGLLRVIFGDQKYVDEQDHETYASWHLRHGMGQRSLDEVMHTMALALNFQRADRVSAKLPLTAMLHFAHEKEAPRMALVKGSPDTNIWRPLIAQIERLGGRVELNARVVAIEYDQETNQVTGFRLADGRLVTGDVYVSAMPVHNLRKVIPLALRELPYFANLSHLKGSPVITMQLFFDRRIAGVDNLLFSAGTHLSVYADMAMVAPEYHKGERSIMQFVVAPAAELINLPDDELVQFVMSEFVRLHPNAREAKLLKHTIVRIPNSVYQALPGVDQYRPDQATPVRNFFLAGDYTRQHFLASIEGAVISANRCVERITEAQARGDLVLQPYFVAAAD, from the coding sequence ATGCGGATTGTGATAGCAGGAGCCGGTCCAGCCGGCATGGTGGTTGCTCGCACGATGGTCGAACGCGGGCACGACGTTATTGTGTTAGAAAAGCGTAACGTACCAGGTGGAAAAGTATCGGCGTGGCAGGATGCCGATGGCGATTGGATTGAGAGTGGCCTCCATGTCTTTTTTGGCGCTTACCATAACCTTCTGGCCTTTCTAGATCGGTACGGTCTTGGTGATACCTTCAATTGGAAGCCCGCCGAGATGATCTTTGTTTCCGAACGCCACGGGTTGGCGCCCATTCGGTTTGTTCCCTGGTTGCCGACGCCCTTTAACGGGCTGGCCGGCGTGTTAGCCTTTAAACCGTTGTCATTAGGTGACAAGCTGCGGATGGGGCTTGGGTTGTTGCGGGTGATCTTCGGTGACCAGAAGTATGTCGATGAGCAAGATCATGAAACCTATGCCTCCTGGCATTTACGCCATGGGATGGGTCAGCGTTCGCTCGATGAAGTAATGCACACGATGGCCCTGGCACTCAACTTCCAGCGTGCCGATCGGGTTTCGGCAAAGTTACCGCTCACCGCAATGCTGCACTTTGCCCACGAGAAGGAAGCGCCGCGGATGGCGTTGGTGAAGGGTTCACCCGATACCAACATCTGGCGTCCGCTGATTGCTCAGATTGAACGGCTGGGTGGTCGCGTAGAGCTGAATGCGCGCGTAGTGGCTATTGAATACGATCAGGAAACCAATCAGGTGACCGGTTTTCGGCTGGCAGATGGACGCCTGGTAACCGGTGATGTGTATGTGTCGGCGATGCCGGTCCATAATCTGCGCAAAGTGATTCCACTGGCGTTGCGTGAGCTGCCTTATTTTGCCAATCTGAGCCATCTGAAGGGTTCACCGGTTATTACGATGCAGCTCTTCTTTGATCGCCGGATTGCAGGAGTTGACAATCTTCTCTTCAGTGCCGGAACCCACCTGAGTGTTTATGCTGATATGGCGATGGTTGCGCCAGAGTACCACAAAGGTGAACGGAGTATTATGCAGTTTGTGGTTGCGCCAGCAGCCGAGCTGATCAATCTGCCCGACGATGAATTGGTACAGTTTGTGATGAGTGAATTTGTTCGCCTCCATCCGAATGCGCGTGAAGCGAAATTGCTGAAGCACACGATTGTACGCATCCCCAACTCAGTGTATCAGGCGTTGCCGGGTGTCGATCAATATCGCCCTGATCAGGCGACACCGGTACGCAACTTCTTCCTAGCTGGTGATTACACTCGTCAGCATTTTCTGGCCTCTATCGAGGGGGCAGTGATTAGTGCTAATCGCTGTGTCGAGCGGATCACTGAAGCTCAGGCCCGCGGTGATCTTGTTTTGCAACCGTATTTTGTGGCAGCAGCCGATTGA
- a CDS encoding WecB/TagA/CpsF family glycosyltransferase, with protein MEKNRIKILGIPIDDITEQEALERADAMINDGAWHQICTVNPEFIMEAQRNPSFRAVLQAADLNTPDGFGVLLAARWLGTPLRGRVTGVELTLGLARLAAIRGYRIFLLGAAPGVAEAAAAALVKRWPTLCIAGCYSGSPAPEDDEQQRQIITLARPHILLVAYGHPRQELWIARNQPFLRIPLAIGVGGTFDYLAGKVPRAPHFIRRIGLEWAFRLAMQPIRWRRIIDAVPAFLFTVLWQEGILRHRG; from the coding sequence ATGGAAAAAAACCGGATCAAGATACTGGGTATACCAATCGATGACATCACCGAGCAAGAGGCACTAGAGCGGGCAGATGCCATGATCAACGACGGTGCATGGCATCAGATCTGCACGGTTAATCCTGAATTCATTATGGAGGCCCAGCGTAATCCATCCTTTCGGGCAGTATTGCAGGCTGCCGATCTAAACACTCCTGATGGATTTGGCGTACTGCTTGCAGCACGCTGGCTGGGAACACCATTGCGTGGACGGGTGACAGGCGTAGAGTTGACACTAGGATTGGCGCGACTGGCAGCGATACGTGGGTATCGCATCTTTCTGCTGGGCGCGGCGCCGGGTGTAGCCGAGGCCGCCGCCGCCGCATTGGTGAAACGCTGGCCGACATTGTGTATCGCCGGTTGTTACTCTGGCTCACCTGCACCAGAGGATGATGAACAGCAGCGCCAGATAATTACTCTGGCGCGTCCTCACATTCTGCTGGTAGCGTATGGGCATCCGCGCCAGGAATTATGGATTGCTCGCAACCAGCCTTTCTTACGGATTCCGCTAGCTATCGGTGTTGGGGGGACATTCGACTATCTGGCCGGTAAGGTGCCACGCGCACCGCATTTCATACGCCGGATCGGATTAGAATGGGCATTCCGCCTAGCGATGCAACCGATACGCTGGCGACGGATCATTGACGCAGTACCGGCGTTTCTGTTCACTGTACTCTGGCAGGAAGGGATTCTACGACACCGAGGTTAA